One Caulobacter segnis genomic window carries:
- a CDS encoding ATP-dependent helicase, whose protein sequence is MYPDDDSTFPGDLPSPRISDLARARPPAPPMGQGGAPAYLDGLNPEQREAVETTEGPLLVLAGAGTGKTRVLTTRLAHILATGKARPWELLAVTFTNKAAREMRERITHIIGPEAEGLRWLGTFHSVAAQILRRHAELVGLKSNYTIIDTDDNERLLKQLIEAENIDAKRWTPRILSQIIDGWKNRGWTPDRVPASEAGEFANGKGISLYRQYQERLRILNACDFGDLLLHNISLFTGHPDVLEEFQRRFKYVMVDEYQDTNVAQYLWLRLLAQGRQNVCCVGDDDQSIYGWRGAEVDNILRFERDFPGAKVVRLERNYRSTEHILAAASGLITTNKGRLGKTLWTEAKGGEKVKVSGVWDGEAESRLIADEIERAKKAGRKYNQMAILVRASFQMRAFEERFVLLQIPYKVVGGPRFFERAEIRDAHAYLRLIQSPDDDLAFERIVNTPKRGIGDTSVQKLLQIARLNGVSTTEAARQIILSDELPARTRTALSNFIRDLDRWRSLIGSTHHQRLLETVLEESGYTDALRLDKGPTSQTRLENLKELVQSMGAFDTLEAYLEHVSLVMDLDREATGDAVWIMTLHSAKGLEFPLVFLPGWEEGVFPSQRSMDDKGEKGLEEERRLAYVGITRAREEARISFVANRQVYGRWTSQLPSRFVDELPLAHVDAASETGYYGGGPGMQSTAASRWDDPGTSAFQAGSYDSPGWKRAQERTAGFGERGGNSWRGANTARAGSSARSAPIEGEGRLVAVSAPTNSAYSRGDRVFHVKFGYGKVTGIEGNKLTVAFDKAGEKKVIDSFVEKG, encoded by the coding sequence ATGTATCCCGACGACGACTCGACCTTTCCGGGCGACCTCCCCTCTCCCCGCATCTCCGACCTCGCCCGCGCCCGCCCGCCGGCGCCCCCAATGGGACAGGGCGGCGCGCCGGCCTATCTGGACGGCCTGAACCCCGAGCAGCGCGAGGCGGTCGAGACGACCGAGGGCCCGCTGCTGGTCCTGGCCGGCGCCGGCACCGGCAAGACCCGCGTGCTGACCACCCGCCTGGCCCACATCCTGGCGACGGGGAAGGCCCGCCCCTGGGAGCTGCTGGCCGTCACCTTCACCAACAAGGCCGCCCGCGAGATGCGCGAGCGGATCACCCACATCATCGGCCCGGAGGCGGAAGGGCTCCGCTGGCTGGGCACCTTCCACTCGGTGGCCGCCCAGATCCTGCGCCGCCATGCCGAACTGGTGGGTCTGAAGTCGAACTACACGATCATCGACACCGACGATAACGAGCGCCTGCTCAAGCAGCTGATCGAGGCCGAGAACATCGACGCCAAGCGCTGGACGCCGCGGATTCTCTCCCAGATCATCGACGGCTGGAAGAACCGCGGCTGGACGCCCGACCGCGTCCCGGCCAGCGAGGCCGGCGAGTTCGCCAACGGCAAGGGAATCAGCCTCTATCGCCAGTACCAGGAACGCCTGCGCATCCTGAACGCCTGCGATTTCGGCGACCTGCTGCTGCACAATATCAGCCTGTTCACCGGCCATCCGGACGTGCTGGAGGAGTTCCAGCGCCGCTTCAAATACGTGATGGTCGACGAGTACCAGGACACCAACGTCGCCCAGTACCTGTGGCTGCGCCTGCTGGCCCAGGGCCGCCAGAACGTCTGCTGCGTCGGCGACGACGACCAGTCGATCTACGGCTGGCGCGGAGCCGAGGTCGACAACATCCTGCGCTTCGAGCGCGACTTCCCCGGCGCCAAGGTCGTGCGGCTGGAGCGCAACTACCGCTCGACCGAGCACATCCTGGCCGCCGCCTCGGGCCTGATCACCACCAACAAGGGCCGCCTGGGCAAGACCTTGTGGACCGAGGCCAAGGGCGGCGAGAAGGTCAAGGTCAGCGGTGTCTGGGACGGCGAGGCCGAGAGCCGCCTGATCGCCGACGAGATCGAGCGGGCCAAGAAGGCCGGCCGCAAGTACAATCAGATGGCCATCCTGGTCCGCGCCAGCTTCCAGATGCGCGCCTTCGAAGAGCGCTTCGTGCTGCTGCAGATCCCCTACAAGGTGGTCGGCGGCCCGCGCTTCTTCGAGCGGGCCGAGATCCGCGACGCCCACGCCTATCTGCGCCTGATCCAGTCGCCAGACGACGACCTGGCCTTCGAGCGCATCGTCAACACCCCCAAGCGCGGCATCGGCGACACCTCCGTGCAGAAGCTGCTGCAGATCGCCCGGCTGAACGGCGTCTCGACCACCGAGGCGGCCCGCCAGATCATCCTCAGCGACGAACTGCCGGCCCGCACACGCACCGCGCTCTCCAACTTCATCCGCGACCTGGACCGCTGGCGCTCGCTGATCGGTTCGACGCATCACCAGCGGCTGCTGGAGACCGTGCTGGAGGAGAGCGGCTATACCGACGCCCTGCGCCTCGACAAGGGTCCGACCAGCCAGACGCGGCTCGAGAACCTGAAGGAACTGGTCCAGTCGATGGGCGCCTTCGACACGCTGGAGGCCTATCTGGAACACGTGTCGCTGGTCATGGACCTGGACCGCGAAGCCACCGGCGACGCCGTCTGGATCATGACCCTGCACTCGGCCAAGGGCCTGGAGTTCCCGCTGGTCTTCCTGCCTGGCTGGGAGGAAGGCGTGTTCCCCAGCCAGCGCAGCATGGACGACAAGGGCGAGAAGGGCCTCGAGGAAGAGCGCCGCCTGGCCTATGTCGGCATCACCCGCGCCCGCGAGGAGGCCCGGATCAGCTTCGTGGCCAACCGGCAGGTCTATGGCCGCTGGACCAGCCAGCTGCCCAGCCGCTTCGTCGACGAGCTGCCCCTGGCCCACGTCGATGCGGCGTCCGAGACCGGCTACTACGGCGGCGGCCCGGGCATGCAGTCGACAGCCGCCTCGCGCTGGGACGATCCCGGCACGAGCGCCTTCCAGGCCGGCAGCTACGACAGCCCCGGCTGGAAACGGGCCCAGGAACGCACGGCGGGCTTCGGCGAACGCGGCGGCAACAGCTGGCGCGGCGCGAACACCGCGCGCGCCGGTTCGTCGGCCCGCTCGGCGCCGATCGAGGGCGAAGGCCGCCTGGTCGCCGTCTCGGCCCCGACCAACAGCGCCTATTCGCGGGGCGACCGCGTGTTCCACGTCAAGTTCGGCTACGGCAAGGTGACGGGGATCGAAGGCAACAAGCTGACCGTCGCCTTCGACAAGGCCGGCGAGAAAAAGGTCATCGACAGCTTCGTCGAGAAGGGCTGA
- the arr gene encoding NAD(+)--rifampin ADP-ribosyltransferase, with the protein MTATPFAPSFFHGAKADLKEGDLIGSGFASNYGARKQAAFVYLTATLDAAVWGAELAVGEGAGRIYVVEPTGPLEDDPNLTDQKFPGNPTRSYRSRDPLRIIGEVIHWRGHAPEQLQAMRDGLAELDRRGVEAIED; encoded by the coding sequence ATGACCGCTACGCCATTCGCCCCGTCGTTCTTCCACGGCGCCAAGGCCGACCTGAAGGAAGGCGACCTGATCGGGTCTGGCTTCGCCTCCAACTATGGAGCGCGCAAGCAAGCCGCCTTCGTCTACCTGACCGCCACCCTGGACGCCGCCGTCTGGGGCGCGGAGCTGGCGGTCGGGGAGGGGGCGGGCAGGATCTACGTCGTCGAGCCGACCGGGCCACTGGAGGACGACCCGAACCTGACCGACCAGAAGTTTCCCGGCAATCCGACCCGGTCGTATCGCTCGCGCGATCCGCTGCGGATCATCGGCGAGGTGATCCACTGGCGGGGGCATGCGCCGGAGCAGCTCCAGGCCATGAGAGACGGCCTGGCCGAGCTGGACCGGCGGGGCGTCGAGGCGATCGAGGACTGA
- a CDS encoding 3'-5' exonuclease produces the protein MAGDGGPMKVIALDFETANEQRSSPCSIGLAWIEDGEVARIEHHYIRPPGNRFASFNMAFHGIRPEHVADADEWPDVLERLRPELEGALVLAHNASFDISVIRRTSEHYGVRPPGFDYTCTVQVARSVWPDLPSHKLNVVCGHLGVDFAHHDAAADAYACGRVALAAASVNAVTHVRDLPGRLGMTLGRLDSDGYTPPKGAPRYRRPAFAR, from the coding sequence GTGGCTGGCGATGGTGGCCCCATGAAGGTCATCGCCCTCGACTTCGAGACCGCCAACGAGCAGCGGTCCAGCCCGTGCTCCATCGGCCTGGCCTGGATCGAGGACGGAGAGGTGGCGCGGATCGAGCACCACTACATCCGTCCGCCGGGCAACCGCTTCGCGTCGTTCAACATGGCCTTTCACGGCATCCGGCCCGAGCATGTCGCGGACGCCGACGAGTGGCCGGACGTGCTGGAGCGTCTGCGGCCCGAGCTGGAGGGCGCGCTCGTCCTGGCCCATAACGCCTCGTTCGACATCAGCGTGATCCGCCGGACCAGCGAGCACTACGGCGTCCGGCCGCCGGGCTTCGACTACACCTGCACGGTGCAAGTGGCGCGCAGCGTCTGGCCGGACCTGCCGTCACACAAGCTGAACGTGGTCTGCGGCCATCTGGGCGTCGACTTCGCCCACCACGACGCGGCGGCCGACGCCTATGCCTGCGGACGGGTGGCCCTGGCGGCGGCGTCGGTGAACGCGGTGACCCACGTGCGTGACCTGCCGGGAAGGCTGGGCATGACCCTGGGCCGGCTGGATTCCGACGGCTACACGCCGCCCAAGGGCGCGCCGCGCTATCGCCGACCCGCCTTCGCGCGCTGA
- a CDS encoding ribbon-helix-helix domain-containing protein produces the protein MAGLKKRSVNLAGHATSLALEPEFWAALERAAADEALSLAGLIQRIDLERGDRPLASACRVFALARAAG, from the coding sequence CTGGCTGGCTTGAAGAAGCGGTCGGTGAACCTGGCCGGCCACGCGACCTCGCTGGCCCTGGAGCCGGAGTTCTGGGCGGCCCTGGAACGCGCGGCGGCCGACGAGGCCTTGAGCCTCGCCGGCCTGATCCAAAGGATCGACCTGGAGCGCGGGGATCGCCCCCTCGCCTCGGCCTGCCGCGTGTTCGCCCTGGCGCGGGCCGCCGGCTAG
- a CDS encoding DUF2171 domain-containing protein, translating to MIDLSQIKEHHEVVGSDGGHVGRVDHIAGGDIELTKLDLGSGFKHHLIPLSWVEYIDDDKVHLSVTKDDAKAQWREKH from the coding sequence ATGATCGACCTCTCGCAGATCAAGGAACACCACGAAGTCGTCGGTTCAGACGGCGGCCATGTCGGCCGCGTCGATCACATCGCCGGCGGCGATATCGAGCTGACCAAGCTGGACCTGGGCTCGGGCTTCAAGCACCACCTGATCCCGCTGTCGTGGGTGGAGTATATCGACGACGACAAGGTCCACCTCAGCGTCACCAAGGACGACGCCAAGGCCCAGTGGCGCGAGAAGCACTGA
- a CDS encoding low temperature requirement protein A codes for MTNRRPLLRERHAHEHARVTYVELFFDLVFVFAVTQLSHGLIAHPTGLGVLHTGLLLLAVWWAWVYTAWVTNWMDPERTPVRIMLFVMMAAALVLAAAIPDAFEGRGLVFACAYVFIQVGRTLFFLVGVWREPAHRVNFVRILSWFVVSAVLWIAGAFQQGEARLLVWAVAMAIEYAAPAMGYWTPGIGRSNATDWSVEGAHLAERCALFTIIALGESIIVAGATVVGLPWSAEVIAAFASAVVCSIAMWWIYFSATAEAASEAIAHSANPGAIARVAYTYSHLLPVAGIIVTAVGDEWVIHHPLGHADFKTAAAVIGGPALFLFGSLVFKLAVFRRWSPTRISGLALLAVLALAAGYLSPLVLSVLTTLVLVLVGGWETALSARQKAPA; via the coding sequence ATGACCAACCGCCGCCCGCTGCTGCGCGAACGCCACGCGCACGAACACGCCCGCGTCACCTATGTGGAGCTGTTCTTCGACCTCGTCTTCGTGTTCGCGGTCACCCAGCTGTCGCATGGCCTGATCGCCCATCCCACGGGCCTGGGCGTGCTGCACACAGGCCTGCTGCTGCTGGCCGTCTGGTGGGCCTGGGTCTACACGGCCTGGGTCACCAACTGGATGGACCCCGAGCGGACGCCGGTGCGGATCATGCTGTTCGTGATGATGGCCGCCGCCCTGGTGCTGGCCGCCGCCATTCCGGACGCCTTCGAAGGCCGGGGCCTGGTCTTCGCCTGCGCCTATGTCTTCATCCAGGTGGGGCGGACCCTGTTCTTCCTGGTCGGCGTCTGGCGCGAGCCCGCGCACCGGGTGAACTTCGTCCGCATCCTGTCCTGGTTCGTGGTTTCCGCGGTCTTGTGGATCGCGGGGGCCTTCCAGCAGGGCGAGGCGCGCCTGCTGGTCTGGGCCGTGGCCATGGCCATCGAGTACGCCGCGCCGGCCATGGGCTATTGGACGCCGGGAATCGGACGCTCGAACGCCACGGACTGGAGCGTCGAAGGCGCGCATCTGGCCGAGCGCTGCGCCCTGTTCACGATCATCGCCCTGGGCGAGTCGATCATCGTCGCGGGCGCCACCGTCGTCGGCCTGCCCTGGAGCGCCGAGGTCATCGCCGCCTTCGCCAGCGCCGTGGTCTGCAGCATAGCCATGTGGTGGATCTACTTCTCGGCCACGGCCGAGGCGGCCAGCGAGGCCATCGCCCATTCAGCAAATCCCGGCGCCATCGCCCGCGTGGCCTATACCTACAGTCACCTGCTGCCGGTCGCGGGGATCATCGTCACGGCGGTCGGCGACGAGTGGGTCATCCACCATCCGCTGGGCCACGCCGACTTCAAGACCGCCGCGGCCGTGATCGGCGGGCCGGCGCTGTTCCTGTTCGGCTCGCTGGTCTTCAAGCTGGCGGTGTTCAGGCGCTGGTCGCCGACGCGGATCTCGGGACTGGCCCTGCTGGCGGTCCTGGCGCTGGCGGCGGGATATCTGAGCCCGCTGGTCCTGTCGGTCCTGACGACCCTGGTCCTGGTGCTGGTGGGGGGCTGGGAGACGGCGCTGTCGGCGCGTCAGAAGGCCCCTGCCTGA
- a CDS encoding 50S ribosomal protein L11 methyltransferase: MTDYTPQQIVARGARADAETAADAIDNHPGLEGATYSILEEDEDKNVWRIDAFPTTEEEDEGLMALLAGYDLKVTRDTLADADWLAMALSGLPPVRAGRFFVYGMHDRGRLPASTVNLRIEAGAAFGTGHHGTTVGCLQAYDRLIKARKFNKVLDVGAGTGLLAIAAARTGTKLAVGTDIDKPSVRIAKENAQVNKANARFVHASGLSNKLVAQNAPYDLVFANILARPLISLAQDIKHALVPGGTVILSGLLRTQERMVKAAYLSRGFKVVSRIHRDAWATLVLQRP, from the coding sequence ATGACCGACTATACGCCCCAGCAGATCGTCGCCCGCGGCGCGCGCGCCGACGCCGAGACCGCCGCCGACGCCATCGACAACCATCCCGGCCTGGAAGGCGCGACCTACTCGATCCTGGAAGAGGACGAGGACAAGAACGTCTGGCGCATCGACGCCTTCCCCACCACCGAGGAGGAAGACGAGGGCCTGATGGCCCTGCTGGCCGGGTACGACCTGAAGGTCACGCGTGACACCCTGGCCGACGCCGACTGGCTGGCCATGGCGCTGTCGGGCCTGCCGCCGGTGCGCGCCGGCCGCTTCTTCGTCTACGGCATGCACGATCGTGGCCGCCTGCCGGCCAGCACGGTCAACCTGCGCATCGAGGCCGGGGCGGCCTTCGGCACGGGCCACCATGGCACCACGGTCGGCTGCCTGCAGGCCTATGACCGCCTGATCAAGGCGCGCAAGTTCAACAAGGTGCTGGATGTCGGCGCCGGCACGGGCCTGCTGGCCATCGCCGCCGCCCGCACCGGCACCAAGCTGGCGGTCGGCACCGACATCGACAAGCCGTCCGTCCGGATCGCCAAGGAAAACGCCCAGGTCAACAAGGCCAACGCCCGCTTCGTCCACGCCTCGGGCCTGTCGAACAAGCTGGTGGCCCAGAACGCGCCCTACGACCTGGTGTTCGCCAACATCCTGGCCCGTCCGCTGATCAGCCTGGCTCAGGACATCAAGCATGCCCTGGTCCCTGGCGGCACGGTCATCCTGTCGGGCCTGTTGCGCACCCAGGAGCGGATGGTCAAGGCCGCCTACCTGTCGCGCGGCTTCAAGGTCGTGAGCCGCATACACCGCGACGCCTGGGCGACCCTGGTCCTGCAGCGGCCGTAG
- a CDS encoding DUF6807 family protein, protein MSFRAFLAAALIVIAGPALADPAIGKRVDAVLADDSVTLTEAGKTVLAYRTKPLDPTAEPGRANYVGALYAPDGTALIEDRPGDHPHQRGVWWAWMKVQAGGKTVADGWYMKGLSYFVREKRFLGDAEGGGTLTVDVDWMVNSGPELVYVATETTKVTVRPLKAGARRVEFDTTITSRVDALGLGGSEDDRGFGGFSMRLVDPEHLTFSSGGKTITPNGGAITAGASMGFAWTGEASPAWTVGLACKANGQAVTRWMLYNDRSMQNCVFPGRAPLVLKKGEALRLQETVVIRPFSAKKKP, encoded by the coding sequence ATGAGCTTCCGCGCCTTTCTCGCCGCCGCCCTGATCGTGATCGCCGGACCCGCCCTGGCCGATCCGGCGATCGGCAAGCGCGTCGACGCCGTCTTGGCCGACGACTCGGTGACCCTGACCGAGGCCGGCAAGACCGTACTGGCGTACCGGACCAAGCCGCTGGACCCGACGGCCGAGCCCGGGCGCGCCAACTATGTCGGGGCGCTCTACGCGCCGGACGGTACGGCCCTCATCGAGGACAGGCCCGGCGACCACCCGCACCAGCGCGGCGTCTGGTGGGCCTGGATGAAGGTGCAGGCGGGCGGCAAGACCGTCGCCGACGGCTGGTACATGAAGGGCCTCAGCTATTTCGTCCGCGAGAAGCGCTTCCTGGGCGACGCCGAGGGCGGCGGGACCCTGACGGTCGACGTCGACTGGATGGTCAATTCCGGTCCGGAACTCGTCTATGTCGCCACCGAGACCACCAAGGTCACCGTGCGTCCGCTCAAGGCCGGGGCGCGGCGGGTGGAGTTCGACACCACGATCACCTCGCGCGTCGACGCCCTGGGCCTGGGCGGCAGCGAGGACGATCGGGGCTTCGGCGGCTTCTCGATGCGTCTGGTGGATCCCGAGCACCTGACCTTTTCCTCGGGCGGCAAGACGATCACGCCGAACGGCGGGGCGATCACGGCCGGCGCGTCGATGGGCTTCGCCTGGACCGGCGAGGCCTCTCCGGCCTGGACGGTCGGCCTGGCCTGCAAGGCGAACGGCCAGGCGGTGACGCGCTGGATGCTGTATAATGACCGCTCGATGCAGAACTGCGTCTTCCCCGGCCGCGCGCCGCTGGTCCTGAAGAAGGGCGAGGCGCTGCGGCTGCAGGAGACCGTGGTGATCCGTCCGTTCAGCGCCAAGAAGAAACCCTGA
- a CDS encoding aminopeptidase P family protein encodes MRQTFDESTDPSFGPKHVPLIRAAMAAQGLDGFLVPHEDEHQNEYLPAANDRLAWASGFTGSAGAGVILKDRAAVFVDGRYTLQVREQVDQGVFEIRDLVEGGVPAYLETAEQGAIIGYDARLHSPAALEGLKAAASRAGAVLKPVAANPVDQAWGEARPAQPMAPIVPHFVEYAGEESSSKRARVGASVAALGADAAVITAPASIAWLFNIRGGDVIRSPLPLSQAILNADGTARLFIEPAKVTTDLPAWLGNQVSLETPDKLAEALGDLSGKSVLVDPGQSSAWYFDMLAAAGSRIVRAMDPCTLPRACKNDIELDGTREAHRRDGAALTRFLHWLATEGQVNPPDEKEAVAKLEAFREATGVLKDLSFDTIGAANGHGALPHYRPTERSNQRAALGSLLLVDSGGQYLDGTTDVTRTVAIGQPSAEMVQRNTLVLKGHLAIARLRFPAGTTGSAIDALARMALWAHGLDYDHGTGHGVGVYLGVHEGPQRISKAPNVIALQPGMIVSNEPGYYKDGEYGIRIENLEVVMPAEPVGDGDRPMHRFEALTLAPIDRRLVDKTLLTPEEVAQFDAYHARVLREIGPRVEPEVRAWMEEACAPL; translated from the coding sequence ATGCGCCAGACCTTCGATGAATCCACCGACCCGTCCTTCGGCCCCAAGCACGTCCCGCTGATCCGCGCCGCCATGGCCGCGCAGGGGCTGGACGGCTTCCTTGTGCCGCACGAGGACGAGCACCAGAACGAATACCTGCCCGCCGCCAACGACCGCCTGGCGTGGGCCAGCGGCTTCACCGGCTCGGCCGGCGCGGGCGTGATCCTGAAGGACCGCGCCGCCGTCTTCGTCGACGGCCGCTACACCCTGCAGGTCCGCGAACAGGTCGACCAGGGCGTGTTCGAGATCCGCGACCTCGTCGAGGGCGGCGTGCCCGCCTATCTCGAGACCGCCGAGCAGGGCGCGATCATCGGCTACGACGCCCGCCTGCACAGCCCTGCCGCCCTGGAGGGTCTGAAGGCCGCCGCCAGCCGCGCCGGCGCGGTGCTCAAGCCCGTCGCCGCCAATCCCGTCGACCAGGCCTGGGGCGAGGCCCGCCCCGCCCAGCCGATGGCCCCCATCGTGCCGCACTTCGTCGAATACGCCGGCGAGGAGTCGAGCTCCAAGCGCGCCCGCGTCGGCGCTTCGGTCGCGGCCCTGGGCGCGGACGCGGCGGTGATCACCGCCCCGGCCTCGATCGCCTGGCTGTTCAACATCCGCGGCGGCGACGTCATTCGCTCGCCCCTGCCGCTGTCGCAGGCCATCCTGAACGCCGACGGCACGGCCCGCCTGTTCATCGAGCCGGCCAAGGTCACCACCGACCTGCCCGCCTGGCTGGGCAACCAGGTCTCTCTGGAAACGCCGGACAAGCTGGCCGAGGCGCTAGGCGATCTCTCGGGCAAGAGCGTGCTGGTCGATCCTGGCCAGTCCTCGGCCTGGTATTTCGACATGCTGGCCGCCGCCGGGTCGAGGATCGTGCGGGCCATGGACCCCTGCACCCTGCCCCGCGCCTGCAAGAACGACATCGAGCTGGACGGCACGCGCGAGGCGCACAGGCGCGACGGCGCGGCCCTGACCCGCTTCCTGCACTGGCTGGCCACCGAGGGCCAGGTCAATCCGCCGGACGAGAAGGAGGCGGTCGCCAAGCTGGAGGCCTTCCGCGAGGCCACGGGCGTGCTGAAGGACCTCAGCTTCGACACCATCGGCGCGGCCAACGGCCATGGGGCCCTGCCCCACTATCGCCCGACCGAGCGCAGCAACCAGCGCGCCGCCCTGGGCTCGCTGCTGCTGGTCGACAGCGGCGGCCAGTACCTGGACGGCACCACCGATGTCACCCGCACGGTGGCGATCGGCCAGCCCAGCGCCGAGATGGTCCAGCGCAACACCCTGGTCCTGAAGGGCCACCTGGCCATCGCCCGCCTGCGCTTCCCGGCCGGCACCACCGGGTCGGCCATCGACGCCCTGGCGCGGATGGCGCTGTGGGCCCACGGCCTGGATTACGATCATGGCACCGGCCACGGCGTCGGTGTCTATCTAGGCGTCCACGAGGGCCCGCAGCGGATCTCCAAGGCCCCGAACGTCATCGCCCTGCAGCCCGGCATGATCGTCTCGAACGAGCCCGGCTACTACAAGGACGGCGAATACGGCATCCGGATCGAGAACCTGGAGGTCGTCATGCCGGCCGAGCCGGTCGGAGACGGTGACCGTCCGATGCACCGCTTCGAGGCCCTGACCCTGGCCCCGATCGATCGCCGCCTGGTCGACAAGACCCTGCTGACGCCCGAGGAGGTGGCGCAGTTCGACGCCTATCACGCGCGCGTGCTGCGCGAGATCGGGCCTCGGGTGGAGCCGGAAGTGCGGGCGTGGATGGAAGAAGCCTGCGCGCCGCTATGA
- a CDS encoding DUF4169 family protein has protein sequence MADIVNLNQARKAKAKADDKARAAENRAKFGRTKGEKTIEAARADKLKRDLDGAKRED, from the coding sequence ATGGCCGACATCGTCAATCTGAACCAAGCCCGGAAGGCCAAGGCCAAGGCCGACGACAAGGCCCGCGCGGCCGAGAACCGCGCCAAGTTCGGCCGCACCAAGGGCGAGAAGACGATCGAGGCCGCTCGCGCCGACAAGCTCAAGCGCGACCTCGACGGCGCCAAGCGCGAGGACTGA
- the plsY gene encoding glycerol-3-phosphate 1-O-acyltransferase PlsY — translation MTVWLASLALLAAAYLLGATPTGYWAGRLVKGVDIRELGSKSTGATNALRTLGVGPGLIVLTVDILKGVAAVLLARALYHGLSGLPTVTPTALQTWTPWGICLAGLAVLLGHARSIWLGFTGGKSAATGLGVLLAISWPVGLGAAAVFIVVVAAFRIVSLGSMLAAVTAIALVCGLEHPLAYRLLVIAGGVYVIARHRANIQRLLAGTEPRLGGDSALNVRQHSRGS, via the coding sequence ATGACCGTCTGGCTCGCGAGCCTCGCTCTCCTGGCGGCCGCCTATCTGCTCGGCGCGACGCCCACCGGCTATTGGGCCGGTAGGCTGGTGAAAGGCGTCGACATCCGGGAGCTGGGCTCGAAGTCCACCGGCGCCACCAACGCCCTGCGCACGCTCGGCGTCGGTCCCGGGCTGATCGTGCTGACGGTCGATATCCTGAAGGGCGTCGCGGCCGTGCTGCTGGCCCGCGCGCTCTATCATGGGCTCTCCGGCTTGCCGACCGTCACGCCGACCGCCCTGCAGACATGGACACCCTGGGGAATATGCCTGGCTGGCCTCGCCGTCTTGCTCGGACACGCCCGTTCGATCTGGCTGGGCTTTACCGGCGGGAAGTCGGCGGCAACGGGCCTGGGCGTGCTGTTAGCGATCTCCTGGCCCGTCGGCCTCGGCGCGGCGGCGGTATTCATCGTCGTGGTGGCGGCGTTCCGGATCGTCTCGCTGGGCTCGATGCTGGCCGCCGTGACCGCCATCGCCCTAGTCTGCGGCCTGGAGCATCCGCTGGCCTATCGCCTGCTGGTCATCGCCGGCGGCGTCTATGTGATCGCCCGCCACCGCGCCAACATCCAGCGGCTGCTGGCCGGAACCGAGCCACGCCTGGGAGGCGACAGCGCGCTCAATGTGCGGCAGCATTCGCGAGGCTCTTAA
- a CDS encoding DUF2147 domain-containing protein: MLRTALIAAALTFASGSAFAADVTGLWATPSNGGQVEIARCGNSLCGKLVTSDPIKADPGRKDAKNKDAAQRGRPLKNLQMLYDFTGGPTKWTGGKVYNPEDGGVYSGTIELLSDNELKLKGCIVAPLCKTQKWTRLK; this comes from the coding sequence ATGCTTCGCACCGCCTTGATCGCCGCCGCCTTGACCTTCGCGTCGGGCTCGGCCTTCGCCGCCGACGTCACCGGCCTGTGGGCCACGCCCAGCAATGGCGGCCAGGTCGAGATCGCCCGCTGCGGCAACAGCCTGTGCGGCAAGCTGGTGACCTCCGATCCCATCAAGGCCGATCCGGGCCGCAAGGACGCCAAGAACAAGGACGCCGCCCAGCGCGGGCGACCGCTGAAGAACCTGCAGATGCTGTACGACTTCACCGGCGGCCCGACCAAGTGGACTGGCGGCAAGGTCTATAATCCCGAGGATGGCGGCGTCTATTCGGGCACGATCGAGCTGCTCAGCGACAACGAACTGAAGCTGAAGGGCTGCATCGTCGCCCCGCTGTGCAAGACCCAAAAGTGGACGCGGTTGAAGTGA